ACCCTCCACAGTCACATCCTCTATTATTAATGTAACAAATATCTGGGTCCCATTTCATCGAGCTTcttataataacaaaattgtaataacagttaaaagcaaCTGAAATCCtgcaatttgattggttgattcaAAATTTGTCATATGATTTTTGCACTTGTTACtgtaacaagtctttatgaaacaggacccaGCAGGGGAATAGTGCACCAGAGTAAGGGATCAGATTTTTAAGACAAACGATAACATCAACCTGCtaaaaagttggtgaaaattaCACTGTTTTTAGTTTCGACAGGTGTTGGTTCTTTTCAACATACCATTATGTGGTTTCAAACTGCCGTGATCATAACAAGAACCTTTTTTACAACTTTGGTTGAAATTTCACACAGATAAATGATGCTTTCTCATTTTGTTGATGTATATCtatttcttccccccccccctctctttctctctctctctcacctgCACACATTGTTAAAATATAGGCCTGTGAGATGtacataatttacatgtacttccttttttaaaatttcattcctATGATTACACAAAATCTCTTTTCAGGTATACAGGGTTAggattcaaattcaaaacttgTATGCagctttattgaaataaaaaaatgatgaaaaaggtTTCAGTTTTACCAAGGACTTTTCACTTTGTTTCCCATTTTCCTGCAGTTATAAAAGGAAAGTAGGATTGAGAAGGAATCATGGCTTCCGATTATACCCCTACTAAACCACGTGGACCTATTGCAGCATCCTTTGCTGGTCCTGGACCCAATGTACTCCTTCCTACCAACATTGGCCAAGGAACTGCCATCACCAAGCGACAGATGCCCATTTATTCCTTTGGTATCCGACACAAGCGTTACACCACCGACTGCAGTCCCGGACCATGCCACAACTACCCTTCTAAAGTCACCAGGAGAGGAAATGATGGCACTCCACACTATTCCCTGTATTGCCGTCCAAAGGAAATAACCACTTTCAGGACACCAGGCCCAGGAGCATACTCCCCTGAAAAGGCTGGACCTAGCGCTCACTTTAAAGCTGCTGCATACAGCCTTAGACCAAGAACAAAAGGAGTCAAGTGTGACAAGTCCCCAGGTAATTGATACACCAggtgcctgtttcataaagtgttacaactgttgtaacttttccattatggcaactaccaagGTAAACTTGATTTTGactggctgctgagccctgttaccatggtatttgctataatggcaaagttacaacagttgtaactatTTTTGAATGGGCCCCAGGTATTGTATGCTCATAATACTTGCAAGAAGTTATTCAGCCAATTGTTGACAACATCTTTAGCAAAAAGGaatgtttatttcattattaaataTCATTCTTGTTTAATacaaaacttacattttttgtTAGGTTCCTTTCACTAGCTCTGctaattagtttttttttcttcaatatttattGCTTAGTTGATTGGTTTGAACAAACTTGAACATCCCATTCTGATAATCTGCCTTATAAATATTtaatggtggcagcggtgggataacATGCCACCGGTTTATCTGGTGAATACGCACAGAGCTAGTGCCTATCCACCTTGTAAATAATACTTGTTGTAGGGCCTTTGTTTAGATAAATGAGTCGCTTTCTAGAGGTCCTGgttcattgttttgtttatctttATGATTTTAACAGTTTAACATGTGGATTTTTAATGTTGACAATTGAATCAAATTCACCTTCATAGATGGTAAATAGCTTTGCACTGCAGCTAATGTATGTTACCTATTTAGGCTGGTGATAGAGGAAGGTTATGCAAGAAACCATTTTACAATGTGGTTAATTAGTTTAaaaactgttttatgaatttgtttGGATACATGTAGGTTAGTCACCACTGTACCCTGCCAAAGGATTCTTGTGAATAAAACCCTTTCTTCCAGAATAGAATCACCATCTTTTATCTAGCAGTAAATTTCATtggtttatatattttcagctcCTAATTGCTACATCCTACCACTTATTCTTGGGGGGCTACTCCTGCGTTAAGCCTTCTGGACCTAGATACTCACTCAGATCTCGCCCCAATGTGGGAAGCTTTGCTGAAGATATGGCCAAGACCCCAGGACCAGGGTCACATAGTATTGTCGACCCATCCATCTACAAGCACAAGTCTCCTAGCTATTCAATGATTGGACGAAACCAGATGCCATGTGATAGTACACGCAAACCAGGTCCCGGAGCGCACAGTCCAGAAAAGGTacatcttatttttgttttcttctttatgTTAACAACTAGTACAGTTAGTGCTGTCCAGCTTGATCGAACAAGTCTTtaatggtggcagcagtgggatgcTAAAATGGCACATGGCCAGGGCCCCATAAGTTAGGAATTAGGAGAAAAAGGGACTCACTGAATTACCAAATCATCCAGGACGGCAGGATTTTATTCGGGGCGCGGCGACCCGCAACCGATAATAAGTTTGCTCTCCCTTAGTATTGTCCAGCTTGAGTGAACAAGTTCTTAATGGTGGCAGCAGGGGGATGGCACACAGTCCAGGGCCCAGTAACACAAAAGTTAGTCATTAATTGCTATTAACTCTTAATGTGGCATTCGCTGTAATCAGTGAGTGccatattttttcagagagtctATATTCAATcgtttatttatgaaaaatggaatCACTCCTGAGACAATGACCATAAGCTGAACTGAACAATGgaatcactcatgcatgcaaTGCACTCCTCAAAATTGGATGGTACGTTTTACGAATGtatgacattcagcctcccatttgcttgcgtacaacaagctaagtaggcgttgtacaatctACTTTGTATCAATCAAAAACAGGATTAGAATCTTGCACCTCATCACTTTcctttccaattttttttttacaatataggGGTGTGACACTGACAGTTCAGCTTTTACtattttcagctatttttggttttgatttttagcttaatttcagcttattttagcATTCCTCTGTACGAAATAACTGGTGCTTTTTCAATATCAGCCTTTTTTTCAGCTCTGTATATTTGTGATCTCTCACACTCTTGTGTAAAGGAGGTCACTATGTCATGTAGTTGTCACCGTAGAGGGCACTTTGCAATAACATTCTTGTTTAAGACTGATCTTcctatttttcaatttcacacGTATTGTGTATAAGATTTGATGTAAAGAAAATGTCCCAAATGTGAGGAAgcaagaataaaaaagtaattacCAAATGTCCTCAGATAATCCTCTCTCATTAATTCAGTatattaataattcattaattctACTACTTTCATCAGGCCTGACTGTCACTGTCATCATTCATTtgaatgattctttttttttcttcctaggTTACGGTCACAAAGAAGTCAGCTCCAAAATCCTCTTTCGGTATTCGTCATTCAGAGTACATCACTCCTCTCATTGAACAGACTTGTGATTAGATTATTCTACTACAACCAACATTCATATTCATTGGTAAGTCATGTACTCTATAGAGAATAATTGATGTAAgattattttgcattgtaaCATTGATGCTAGCCAGCCTACACAAAGTGTCTTCAGATTATCTTTAAATACAAGCAGTTTATCCCATGCAAGTTTTGACAACAAGACCAAGTgttacctttgaccttcatctattattaaaggacaagtctactctaacaaaaagtttatttgaaaaagggagaaaaatccaacaagcaaaacactgaaaatttcctcaaaattggatgtaaaataagaaagttatgacattttaaggtttagcttaatttcacaacacagttatatgcacatcatggttggtatgcaaatcgGCAGAcagatgacgtcacccactcactatttcttttgtattttattatatggaatatgaaatattctaattttctcctcgttAAATGcagcaaagttttatttctccctgaacatgtggaattaccaatTTATTAACAGCttatggttaagttaagttggtccttgtcaaatctgtaaaaattgaaatatcatattattcaaacaataaaaaacaaaagaaatagtgagtgatggacatcattgactctctcgtttgcatatcgctgagttgtggatatcactgttttgtgaaaaataagcaaaacttgaaaatgtcgtaactttcttattttacatcaaactttgatgaaatttgcagcgttatgtttgtttgatttttctctatcaattcaaatcaacaattttctatgGTGGACTTGACCGTTAAACCTTTTATGATCTATGTGCTGTAACACAAAGCCTAGCAGTTGATCGTAAAACAAACTTGCATGAATCATGATGtacgtaatcaatcataaaaattaatCGTACTGGACACGAGTAAGATTGGGGACTAGGAATAAGCAGTCTAGAGTTCAAAGGTGACATTGTATtcaccatatacatgtacatgtatttacatattttgtgaaataacaCTTGGCACTATGGCTTTTTCAAGTTTAGTTAACTCTTTTCTTACGCACACTgggaaattgacatttttatgtGAGTTCATTGGCACAATTTGTGACAACACAACCActgcaaattattattttcatgattacatgCATGTTATGTTGCAAGAACAGaggtatgtatatatatcaaatACCACCGGACTCAACTTTTAGTAGTTTCATACCCATATATTGGCATATTGATTTACATAGACCTCTATGTTCATTAATTTTTTGTGcatttccaaaatttgtacattATTTGCAAAGTTTTAAACTAATTGTAATTTGAAACAGCTTATATAAAGAAAACTGTAATCCTTTATTAATCTTTGCTCATATTTGTCACttatttatatctttttttaaccaTCTTTCACTTTATCTGTTTTTTTATCTGCAGATAAAATTGAACATTGCCATGTAAAGTGAATGCAGCAGAGTCTTTCTTCATTTgaaaaacagatttttttttaaatacaaaataaaaattcgAGTCATCTAAATCAACTAACCAGATGTCCACCTTTAACATCAGCAACAACACACAAATCCAGtagaattgaatttttaaatattgtgtagaTCAACATTGTGCCATTGTTATTCTTTTGATAGACAAAAAAGGAGAGATATGAAGCATTGTCTAATATCAATATATTCTATGCTTCATGGTATGTTATTATGATTTTGTTTACTGTTAAGAAAATTTTACTTGGAATCTAAGGTTATGCAAATCAGtaaaatcatgttatttttttaatgaaaggatGGAGCCTAAAAGCTTTGGTTAATGTATTCTTCATACCATCTATTTTGTTGGAATATGCTgcttttcattaaatatgcaaactTATGAACATATCAAATGCATCATCTGTGAAACAGAATATTTATATACCGTTATGTGTACACAtgaaatttcttttctttacatACATAAGATGGTAAAAAGTCTTcctttttcattaatattcaaaacatttaCTCTGTAGCCTATGTATGCTTCATAGAATACTAGATTCAATGTGCAATTATACAGTATAGAGGCAGGCCTCATCCCCCCCTTCCTCAACAAACTATTTAGTCTTTCATATGTCACTATCCGAGCCATTTGAACTTGGTGCTTGCATTGAAGAGTCTTCTTTCTTCTATTGCATACCTTAATTGAAAAATTCTGCATAAATCTCACTTTAGTGATAAACACTTGCCAGGGAAGTTTGAATGATGTTGAGACATTTCTGGCTTGCATTCACTGAAATAAAAGCATATGAATGTAAACTTTTCAGTTTGAACATGCGATCTATTTTACTGGGTGTAAGCatgtttgcatattattattttatttgctaTTAACATACATGCACCAATATGAGGTTGTTTTATCCTGAATACATAGATAATCCATTAGTATATTCCCATCCATCAGTACATGTATCTACCTCATGATGTCATAATTActtcaggggggtgtttcacaaagattgaagTGTGACTTGActcgcacttaaatgctgacgcGTACAAGATATGCAGTGTGCagtcttattgatcaatacacaGTAGTGCACGTCCTCTTTGCACGAtcatctgaccaatgcggtcatgccttttatgCCGCGCACAAATAGACATTTAAGTCATAAGTcatatttaaatctttgtgaagcaCCCCCCTGGTTTTGATAGTATTTCCTCCAGAAATCAGGGACCCTTTTCATGAAAGCATCATTATAACTCTAGCATGACACCATcactatggaaagccaagctGTACCATAATCCACTGTCAACAGACATGCATTCAATGTGCATATTCCTTGCATCTGAATGTTGTCTAGTCAGGGCTCTGTAACACGAAAGTTTGCATTAAAATGCCAAGGATTAATCAAGATCTTTGTTGCACAAGCATGGTATGTAAAAAAACAACCTGGAGCCAATCAGTGCAGTTCTTTCATATAATTTGCAATTCATTGCAAACCTTTTTGTTATGGAGTACTGCTTATTGTCCagcttggctttccatagagatGGCGTTGAGCTGAcactttcatgaaatggtctCCCAGTATTATGAGTGT
This DNA window, taken from Lytechinus variegatus isolate NC3 chromosome 19, Lvar_3.0, whole genome shotgun sequence, encodes the following:
- the LOC121405799 gene encoding LOW QUALITY PROTEIN: outer dense fiber protein 3-like (The sequence of the model RefSeq protein was modified relative to this genomic sequence to represent the inferred CDS: deleted 1 base in 1 codon) is translated as MASDYTPTKPRGPIAASFAGPGPNVLLPTNIGQGTAITKRQMPIYSFGIRHKRYTTDCSPGPCHNYPSKVTRRGNDGTPHYSLYCRPKEITTFRTPGPGAYSPEKAGPSAHFKAAAYSLRPRTKGVKCDKSPAPNCYILPLILGGYSCVKPSGPRYSLRSRPNVGSFAEDMAKTPGPGSHSIVDPSIYKHKSPSYSMIGRNQMPCDSTRKPGPGAHSPEKVTVTKKSAPKSSFGIRHSEYITPLIEQTCD